The following DNA comes from Hordeum vulgare subsp. vulgare chromosome 3H, MorexV3_pseudomolecules_assembly, whole genome shotgun sequence.
tgaataattaataaaatggctgcatgcatcttccagatgcagaggccggaggtcattctccttttctaaaaaaaataaaaaaaatcgggGGGAAGCAGAGGAAAcactcaaagaaaaagttaatttCCAAGTGGTGTTTAGTTAACGATTACATTACAGGACTAGGATCATAAATTGGAGAATTAAACTTAGTCACCTGGCTTGAGTTTTTTCTTTAAAAGTGGTTTCCTCCAAAGGATGTCAATGTGTAGATCATAATACGGGTGCAACAATTCCCTACTCATATTTCAATGTTTATATGGGCACACAATGTTACACATAGCCTACCCATCAGATATAATATCATCTATGCGTCCATACACTAGGTATCCATGCCTGGTGGCTTACCCACCGAGAAGATCGACATAAGAATAAAGGGCGGTGGTGTAGTTGCTAGATCCATGTGTGGCGTATACAAAGCAGACCTTGTATAAAACCGATCCGTAAATTTTTTTACAGTTCGCGGAGAAATGATTTTGCAGGACGGCGTAGACGCGGACAGAACAGACCCCGCAAAACGAATTTACAGAAGATGCTCTTTTACGAATCGGCTATGCGGGGTTTGCTTGGACATCGCCGCATCGATTCGCAAGAAAAAATCCCGTAAATCAGAATTACTAACGCAATATGAAAAAAAGTTAATATTAAAATAcaataatcatccaaagtacaATAGTTATTCAAATCATCGTGgcaaactaaataattcaatacaAAATTTGTCTCACATACAAATCACACGTGAATGAAATGAAAATGAATAAACAAATGGAATGTGTTACTCCCCAGCCCTTTGCCAATGATGCTCAATGAGATCTTCTCCCTTCAGAcctacaaggagattgaaaatgcaaacacccagTGTCAACTTCAGAAAGATCTCATTGAGCATCATTGGCAAAGGGCTGGGGAGTAACACATTCCATTTGTTTATTCATTTTCATTTCATTCACGTGTGATTTGTATGTGGGACAAATTTtgtattgaattatttagtttgcCACGATGATTTGAATAACTATTGTACTTTTGATGATTATTGTATTTTAATATTGACTTTTTTTCATATTGCGTTAGTAATTCTGATTTACGGGATTTTTTCTTGCGAATCGATGCGGCGATGTCCAAGCAAACCCCGCATAGCCGATTCGTAAAAGAGCATCTTCTGTAAATTCGTTTTGCGGGGTCTGTTCTGTCCGCGTCTACGCCGTCCTGCAAAATCATTTCTCCGCGAACTGTAAAAAAATTTACGGATTGGTTTTATACAAGGTCTGCTTTGTATACGCCACACATGGATCTAGCAACTACACCACCGCCCTTTATTCTTATGTCGATCTTCTCGGTGGGTAAGCCACCAGGCATGGATACCTAGTGTATGGACGCATAGATGATATTATATCTGATGGGTAGGCTATGTGTAACATTGTGTGCCCATATAAACATTGAAATATGAGTAGGGAATTGTTGCACCCGTATTATGATCTACACATTGACATCCTTTGGAGGAAACCACTTTTAAAGAAAAAACTCAAGCCAGGTGACTAAGTTTAATTCTCCAATTTATGATCCTAGTCCTGTAATGTAATCGTTAACTAAACACCACTTGGaaattaactttttctttgagtgTTTCCTCTGCTTCCCcccgattttttttattttttttagaaaaggagaatgacctccggcctctgcatctggaagatgcatgcagccattttattaattattcacaaagatcTTACAAAGCAATACATCAATATATCTGAAGCCGCCCTCTTGACAATAtttgtcgctactcctatccaatgatgaaggggtgcagaaagtgtgagccacatatccagacctctcacctagcctaacatctaaagccggaggcaccgaccgagccacataccgggtcagggGCACAAACTGGTCCAACGCACCCTCATAGGTCGTCGCCGCCGCTTAccatcaatccatcttcagaaGAGTTACTGACGCATCGACCTTGCAAGGCCTGCCGTCGATGCCCCCACGGCGCCAGACAGCGCCTCCTCCCTACGCGCGCTCATCATTACGCATCTGCCGCCGAGACTTTGCTGCGCCTCGCCGCCGAGACTCCACGACGTCGATGTGTCACAAGGAACGCCGCTCCACCATAGATGCCCGTGTGTACCTCCATGAATGACGCCCCAAGAGGGAAACGACACCAGAGCGTCGCCGTCATCCGATCtactgatctagggtttcccccggaggtaGCAAAGAGTGGCCCTGAACTTCTCCTCGACGATGCCTTCAGGAAGGGAACGACGTAGACAACGCCGCCATCGCCGGCTTTGGCAGTAGCCGAAAGCAAGCTTTTACCCAGATCTGTTCGAAGAACCCATCTCTCCTGCACGGACCACCACATCTCGCGACGTCCCCAGGAGTGGGATCCCAAGATCCACCGTCACCGGCAACGCCACAAGGACCCACCACCTGACCGTCATCCCCGACGAAGGGGATGGCGCCACCACCTTGTTCAGATCCAGCATCATCCGAGGAGGAGAACCGATCAGATCCGTCGGCAGCCCCCGCAGCGCCGCTAGGATCCCATCGGACCGCCGCCCGAGCGCGCCAACTCCGCCTCCATGTCGTACGCCCAGGGACGCCGTCGCATCTCAGCCAGAGGATCCCCTCGTGAAGAAGGGAGGAAGGCCCGCCGTCCGCCGTCCGCCGGGCGAGCTTCGCTCGCCGGCCTCCTCCGACGGCGCGGGGAAGCAGGGGAGGAGAGAGGTCGAGGACGGCGGCGGCTGGGCGCCCGAGTCGCCCCTGGAGGCGACGCGAGCGGTCGGGCGAGATCTGATTTGGAATATTTGCTTCCCCCCGATGGCTAGGGTAAACTCTTCTCTACACACTTTGGTGCCTAAGACTGGGAGGGGAATTCCGACACTATCGCTTTGGCTAGTAGCTTTGGTCAGGTTTTTTTAGCCTTTTACGGGTGCGGCACCCGGACAGATGTCGATGCTTTTTCTTTAAGTTTGTTTTCCGGGCTTTGACCCTCGTGGAGTTCCTTTATCTCGGCATAGTTGACGGAGCTCCGATGTAAGTTCCTACCGTCATCTTGGGGCAGCGAGGTTAGGGTTTCTCGTCGTGCACGCATGATGGCGAGATTTGGTGTTAGGTGCTTTAAATCTATTCAAGGGTTCAACGGTGAAAACTTTGGCTACAGGCTGTCCTTCGGGGCACGTGCATGAAGATTTTCCATCTTTCATTGTCAAGGTCAAGCCAACTCCGGTAGGGTAGGGGAGCGACGATAGCGGTGCGTCGGCGGCTCGTTCTGGTCGATCGTTCCGTGGTCTAGAGACCTCGATGCAATTTTTGTTATGTTTAAGGTATTTTGTATTTGCTATGAACTTCTACAATAGATCTggacatttttcaaaaaaaaagacaCCACTCGCTTCACATCTCATGGTATGAaacaaaaataacagaaaaatgaCGATTCACAAAAAATGGCGTGCGAAATAATGGGGCATTCACAGTTATTTCCCTACACCTACATCTTATGTACACCAGTGACAATTTGCTACATATTTCCCTAGACGTACATCTTATGTCCTTCATCAGTCACAATTTGAACGAACTATTCCATATCCAATCTTTGTACatgcatggtcatggacaaccatTAATTCAAGGGCATGGAAACACACACACCGTGGGAACGAAAAAACAGAAAGAGGCCAGGAAAGCAACTTTTCATTTGTTTCGCAGAGAGCTCGGCAGCGTATACGtaagtacgtacgtacgtacgtgcgtGCGTAGCCGCCACCAAGTCTCGTCACGACTCGGCGGCCTCCGGAATGCTCTGCAGCGCGGGCTTCCAGTGCTCCTCCCGGTGCAGGTCATGGTGGTGCACCTCCCCGGACTCCATGATGTCCGCCAGCAGCTGCCGGGTGCTACCCCGGCCGCCGGGCGTCTTCCTCTCCATCAGCTCTTGCAGCTGCCTCTTGGTGATCCTGATCGTCACCTCCGACGCGTGGTGGTGGTCGCCGTCCTCCGACGTGGACGACGACGCCTCCTCATCCCACTCGCCGTCGTCCGTCCACGACTCCCCGGCGTGCCGCGACGCCGCGCAGTTCCCCATCGGATCAGATGATCTTCCCGACCGACGACTGCCTCTTTCTCTTGCTGCCGGCCTGCCCGCCGCTAGCGGAGCTCGAGTCTAGCCTAGCTCGTCCAACTTTTTCTGATCCCCCTCGCAGGCAAGAACTGGAGATGAATGGATAGACCTACAATATGGAATGTGACCAAGATAGGCTGCTTTGTGTATTTATAGCTGGAGGAGGCGCCGGTTCATTCTCCGCACGCGCGGATCAGGCGTCGTTGGTCGTGTAACCCGTGATGTCAGAGGGACAGGAAGGAGGCCAAGTCCGGGTCCGACGTGGCGTGCCGGTCAGAGGATCTCATCCTGACATCCTCCGCCGGCCGGGACTCCTGGAGCTAGAAGCTGGGCGAAGGTGGCGTACGCTCCGGTGCTGCTGCAGTACGCACGCGACTAAATTACGTACTtcatccgttccaaaataagtgtcttaaattTAGTatataattttatactagagctaataCAAAGTTAAGGCAgttattttaaaacagagaaaataCCTTTTTCTCTCTACAATAGTCGACTAAATCACATTTTTTATAAGGACAAGGCGAGCAAACGTTCTCTTCCGAGGGAAACACGAGGGTGAATTGCTACCAGGTCTCGCTCCGGGCACGCGACGAGGCGCGTTTTTGTTATGTCTTTGGCGAAACACGCGGGCTGGGTAGCCCTTGCTGGTTGAGCTGGTCTTGGGCCGTGGCCTGGTGTGTGAATGGGCTAGGGAGGGAATCTCGAGGGCCACTCCCGTGAGCTTTCGTGTAAGAAGGTAGTTCCTGGTGGAGACTCTTGTGAGCTTGTGCCGGGTCAGTAACATTCTAGGATGGATGGATCAGGATCTTCACAAAAGCTGAAGGGATAAGATGTCCTTGCTCGAGATATTTACCATGTGTGGTGACGTGTCATAGTAAACATATCTAGTACTCCAGGGAAAGTTTACTGAGCTGACGGGCAAACTTTACTTCTCACATTTTACTTTCTCCAACGGGCGTATCATGCATCTCCGAATGGCATGTACCACGTCAGATGTGTTTTCGTGTCCTCATTCCCTACACAAAACCGAGAAAATCTGCCCGCGTACGCGATGGTCTGTATGAACTGGGCGCTGACAGAATCTATTTCACGAGCGAGATGGAAGAAGTTTCCATTGGCAGTGGCAGGACAAGGACAATGGCCGTGTTCCTAATGCGTATGCGTATGAACGGCTCGTTACGTACTGCTGCCGTGCTGGGAATCCGAAATTCCTGATCTGGATCAGTTCAACGTGTGCCTTGCGGTTATTCCATTCTAAATCCCGCGCCGTAGCCTATCTGGATCAGTTCAACGTGCCTCGCGGTTATTCCATTTTAAATACCACGCCGTGGCCTGTCGGGAAGCTTTAGCGCTTGCAGAGAATCTCCCTCTTCAAATTTTTGTGGTGGCTAAAGCCGTGATTGATGACATCCATACTGGTCAAGGAGGTGCTCACTTGTCAGGCTGCGTTTGGATCAACGTTTGTGCTTTGTTTCTCACGGGTATAGAATACGGACCTGGCTCCGTCGTTTTTATTTTAGGCAGGAAACAAGAGATGATCATTAATTTACATCTGTAAAATAAGTACATAAGTAAAAGTTTACACCCATTTCAAACAGGGCCTCAGTAATCAAAGAAATTTTACTCCGTAGAACCTATTTTGCCGGTTATAGTTGTATTTTTGAAAGTAGAGCATCCAATattgatgtactccctccgttcctaaatataagtcttttaagatatttcattaggagtctacatacggggcaaaatgaatgaatatacactctaaagtatgtctatatacatccatatatagtccactagtggaacctctaaaaagacttatatttaggaacggagggagtacataatttTGTCAAACACGCTCTCTCGATTGATCGGGGTTGTCacatgtgtctccttaattcctccttGTATTTAAATAGATCAATATAGTGTTTGGCAATCCTAAAAAAAAAACTGCACTGAGGGTTTCACTATCATATTTTGAGCAGAGCAGACATTCTTTTGAGTTACTTTACACGTTGAATACCCATCTGTTTCAAAAGTGTGACCTTGTTGACTTCTTAAAAGCTCTCCACTGATAGCAGTGGGAGCAGTCGAGGTTTCTATGACAACCATTGCAAGGTTATGTGAATTCGGAGATGTGGCGATGGTTGATGTAGTCGCCTCTTCTTCGGCATGTCGGTGGAATTACCTCGGTTTAGTTTGTTATGGTGAAGTCGGAGCTGCGGTGCCCGGGCTCCTATCATAATGATGACATGCAACAGGTGGTTATTCTTCGAAGCTTTTCATTAAAGTCAGAGCAGCGTTGTTCTTAATTCGGGTGGCCTAGTCTAGCATGGGTCTTCTTGTGTTTTCACACGGCCTCTACGGTGAGAGTTGGGTCGGCGTTCGTTTTTAACGAAGCAAAAGTCATTTGATCAGAGTTTAGGAATGATATGGACACCTATTGAGGAAgaagtgatgacgatgatgacacagTGAATCTTGACGATGTCCTCTTTGTTAAACCGTGAGTGAGATATCATATGTGTATCACTCGGCGGCTTGTGATGGCCTTACTCTATTTTTTCGTTGATTAACGAGATAACTCTTTTCCATGTAATTAATGGATAAGGTGATATTTTTGTGTGCCTTCCTTTCACAAAGCATGGAAGCCCTTGCAATCTCATCTTGGCATTTGGAGGTCTAGACCTTTTAACCATGGACAATACATAATTCGAGAGACTGCTGAATTCTACAACTTAATCAATCCAACAGGGTGGCTCTTGGACAAGCCATGTTCTAGCGCAATTCACAAGCAAATAAAGGATCCATGCAGCTTTAGACGACGTGTCTCTTTCAGCATTTTCAGGGTAGTCCACACACACCCACATACATGTGGAAGTGGAACGCTCACCACCTTAGGATGTTACTCCGCGGCGTCGGCATACAAAGCGCAATTTACAGGGACAACGGACCACATGCTACAAGAGCACGATTTGGAATTTTTTTTTAAAGATCCAGCGATGTCTGGCTTGTATTCAAATAGCAGGTAGCACATGGTGAAGAAAAAcataagggggggggggtgatcgaTGGATCAAGGATGTAACAAGAAGAAATGAAAAAAGGGGAAAACAACTTAGAAAACTAGGTATCTCTCACGGTGGCTCCCCAAAGGGGTGCTCCAATGAAACTGCGCCTGCCTGGCGCCACAACCTAAGAGTTTTGCTGATGTCCTATTTTATGTCTTGAACTTGTGCCTTCTTGTTCCTGAAGGTGCAATCATTTCGCTCCTTCCAAATCTCAGCAAGTATTAGGATGATCATGGTTTTGATTGCCTTGTTGTGCTCCGCCGTTGCGTTGCTAATCATTTTGGATATGATTGTTGttgacttgtttttgcaaggccaTTTGCTTGGGTGAAGAGAGCTGCAACCGACATAAGATGCAGCCTGTGTCCAAACTGCTATTGCGATCGGGCATTGCCAGAACAAATGAACTGATGATTCAAGGTTTCTGAGGCACAGTTGGCAGAAGTACTGTTTGTCCATCCTCTTCTCTGGAGTCGATCATTACACCACAACCTATCCTTGAGGAGCAGCCAGGTGAAGAACTTAAGCTTTGCAGGTGACCAGGAGGCCCATACTAGCTTTCTGAAGTCTGATTTAAAAAACCCTGGAATTGGGCTTTATACGCCGAGCTGGCAGTGTAGACTCCTGAAGCTTCGTGTTTCCATTTGATAGTGTCGCTTACTTGCTCCTGTAGCTGAATATTTCTGTTTTGAATCCATTTATTGAGCTTGACCGCCTCTTCCCATATGTTTGCGGTGTCTCCATGGGACAGGTCTACAATCCAGTTGTGGTTCTATAGTGCCTCCTTCACCGACCTATTTTTCCTACGTGTATGCCTGAAAAGTTTTGGGAAGGCTGCCTTTAGGTTTCCTGAGCCTGTCCAAGAGCAATGCCAAAATGAAGCCCGTTCACCGTTTCCCAGTGTAACTATTGTAGAGGCGTTGAACAAAGCTATGTCATCATCATCACATGGAAGCTGCATGCCATTCCATGGCCTATCCTGGCTTGTCCATGACAGCCATAGCCAACGTAGTCGTAGAGCTCTGGTGAAACGTGTCATGTCGAGAATTCCCAGCCCTCTGTTTTCTACCGGGGAACATACTACTGGCCAACCTACTTTGTATTTTCCCCCACTGATTTCCTCCTCTTGTGCCCAAAGAAAACGGCGTCGGACCTTATCAATCTCTAGAAGAAATTTCTTTGGTACCCGCAACACCGATAGGGCAAAAGTGGGCAATGATGTCAGGACATTCCTAACCAAAACCCTTCTACCAGCTGTGGTGAGCAGTCTCCCTTTCCATCCAGCTAGCCTGGCACGAATCCTATCTAAGATGTACTGGATGTGGACGAGGCGCAGTCGCGATAGCATGAGAGGGAGGCCTAGGTATCTCACAGGGAAGTCTACTGTCTCTCCCCCAAAGCTTTGTAGAACTTCCTGAAGGTTGATTCCTTCGCAGCGGATGGCCGATGCAGTTGATTTCACAGGGTTAATACGAAGTCCAGTGGCGTTCCCAAAATCTCGCAGAATGCCGAGTAGCGTGTCTAGCTTATGTCTATTTGGGGTAGCAAAAATAACAGCATCATCAGCGTAAAGGCTAACCCGGAGTGGGATTTGCCTACCCGACAGTGGGGCTAGCATGTGCATATCAGTCGCCCTTGCTAGTAGTCTGTGTAAGGGGTCAATGGCGATGATGAAAAGCAGGGGCGATAATGGGTCTCCCTGACGCAGTCCCCCACGAGGACGGATATAGCTCCCTAGGGTTCTGTTGAGCATGAAGGATGATGACGAAGTGTTGAGAAGTAGGGAGATCCAGTCGTGCCATCGTGCGGGAAATCCTAGTACTTGCAACAGCTCTAGTAGATATTCCGAGGAGACGTTGTCGAAGGCTCGTGCAATGTCTAGCTTTAGCAGTAGTGCAGGTATCTTTTTTCGGTGCAGGCTTCTTATCGCATTTTGCACATAAAGGAAGCTATCTTGCGTGGACTTGGATCGCATGAAAGCCGACTGCGCCGGTGAGATGGTGTCTGCTATCACCGTAGATAGCCTTATCGAGAGGACTTTTGCAACTAATTTGGCGAAGGAGTGAATCAAGCTGATCGGCCTGAAGTCTTGTATTTTTGTGGCTCCATCTTTTTTTGGATGAGTACTATCATGGCTGTGTTTAAACTACTGAAATCTCCTCGTGCCAGGTGATAGAAGCTGTTAAAAGCTAGTAGAACGTCTGTTTTAATATGCTGCCAGCAGCTTTTGAAAAACATCCCTATGTATCCATCTGGATCCGGCGCCTTGTCCGTCGGGGAAGCTTTTATCGCATCCCAAATCTCAGCCTCGGAGAAGGGGTTGTCTAGACCTGAGTTTTGTAATGACGACATGTCTAGGCTACTCCAATCTATGCCTATCGAACGATCAGCTTTGGCTCCTAAACTGTCGTTGAAGTGGTGGTAGATTACTGCCTCTTTTTGCTCATGCGATGTTGGATCTCATTTTCACTCTGAAGGTTGTGGATGATTTTTTTTTGTCTACATGATCTCATCTTAGCgtggaaattttttgttcccGCGTCTCCTACCCGTATCCAGGTTAGTCTGGATGCTTGCCGCCTTCTTGCTCGCTCTACCGCCACCAGCCCTAAAAGCCGCAACTTTAGTAATTTGCGTAGGTTGAACTCGGCGTCCGACAATCGCCGTGTTTCTTGTGCTACATCCAGCCGGAGTAATAGTTCGACAGCTATGTGAAATTGCATTTTTGCATTGCTGAAAAATGCCTTGCTCCAAATTCTAAGATCTCGCGCGACTCGCCCTAACTTGGTGTGAAGGCGCTGGAAAGCGCATGCTGATCGAACCGGTCTACTCCAAGCCGCCAATACCGTTTCGTGGAAGCGGGGGAAGCTTGGCCAGAAACTCTCAAATTTAAACATGGCAGGTCGAGGCGTAGCAGTTGTGTCGGCGAGGAGCAGCGGGCAGTGATCGGAGGTGGCCGTAGATGCCGCTAACAGAGAAGCACAGGGGAAAATGCTTTCCCAGGCCTGGTTGCCGAAGAATTTATCAATGCTGAGCATGGTTGGGTCACGACGCTCGTTGCTCCAAGTGTAGCGCCGATTCTTACATTTGATCTCTTTTAGTCCCGCAACATCGATTGCTGTTCTAAACCTACCCATGAGCCTACGATTCAGGTTGAGGTTATTTTTGTCTCTAGCTTCGTAGATGAGGTTGAAATCTCTGTTGATTAGCCATGGCTCTACTAACGGAGGTTCTGAGAGGGAGATTTCCCGGAGGAAATTCTCTTTTCTGCCGTCGTTTGTTGGGCCGTAGACCGATGAAATCCAGAAGCTATTTGGGTGTCCAAGTAGTTTAACTTTTGCTGTGATTGCAAAAACTCCTACAACATGGGATTCTACCTTTGCTAGATGTTTGTTCCAAAGTATCGCTACCCCACCACTTGTCCCGATTGTCGGTAGGACGATGCAGTCAGCAAGGGAATGTCCCCCAATTTCGCTAATAATTGTTGGGGTCCAATCCGTGATCTTAGTTTCCTGTAGGCAGAGTATTGCAACACGGTGTGCAGTAACCACCTCGCAAATGGCCGCCCTCTTGACCGGGTTGTTAATTCCTCGGACGTTCCATGACATAATTGGAAGAAGTTTGTCACTCATTTGGAGACAGGCTTATACTCCAATGGCTAAATATACTAGATGGCCTCTGGCCCAAGAGCTACACCTCTGCTAACATACAAGGGGGGCGCCGGCGTCCACCAATAGGCCCCAGAATACGCCGGCGTTGATCAGCACTATCCTTACACATGAAATGTAATCCTAACTCAGACCAGCTACAAGCTGGCCGCCATTGAAGCTGAAAGTAACCTAACATACTAAACTCCAGCCTCCGCGGCGTGCCCATCGGGTCTAGCCATGCGTGCCATGACTCGTAGCGCGTCGCTGTCTAGGTGCGTGAGCTTTGTAATGACTGCAATGTCGCTATCCGACAGTGGCTCCTCGAAGCGTCGGAGCAGGGCCTTGGCGACGTCCTCGGTCATCTTCTCTCTAGGCCCTAGGAGACCCAGCTCCTTGACGATGCGAAAGGAGGCTCGCTGCGCCACCGGTATAGTCTTGTGTTCGCCGCCTGACGCGCGTTGTGCCGTGTCGGGGTGGCCGCAATGCGGCTCTTGGGTGGGGCTGACGGTCGTCTTGCCGGCGTGGCAAGGATCGGCGGCTCTGTCGCACGGAAGAGGCCGCGGGTCTGCTGCTGGTTGCCGTCGTCGGCGGTGATCTCCAGCTGGCATACCCGACTTGTGACGGCGCTGAGCTGCACCTACATTGTGCAGGCAGCTGACGGTGTAGCGCGGTTGAACTGTCCGCAGTCCGTCGTAGGAGCCGAAAGCGTCGGGCTGAATGCGTCAAGTTGCACCCGTTCGGCCGCATCTACGTCGTCCTCGAAAAAGTTGTCGCCTCCGAAGTCAAGTGGTGCAGCTACTGCAGCCTCTGCAGCAGCCTGCACATCGGCCGCCACAGGGTCGGCGAGCACAGAGGCAACAGTCGGTTTCTTTGCCGCCCTAAAGAAGTCATCAACGGGATCCTTCCCGTTGCCTCTGTGCCCGTCGGCCGCCTCTGGCAGTGGTTCTGCTACTGGTGGCGCACGGGTGCGGCCACGGCTTCGCCTATGCCGATGCGGAGGTGGCGGGGGAGGTGCAGTGGTTGTCCTTCCTCCCCCCTGATGTTGCGTCGTGCTCTTGGGTCGACGAGGTGACCGGCTGCGCTGGCGTGATGCCCCTGGCTGGGGCTTCCGTGCCGGGGTGCGGCTTCGTCGCAGAAGCATGTCCTTCCAGGAGTGCTGGCCCGCACCCCTGGAGCCACCGTCGCCGTTGTTGTCATGGCCACATCCTCCCCGTGGCATGCCGTTGCAGCCTAGGTTGGCGACCGGGGCATGTGCGCGGCATTGCGGCCGAGCTCTGCGCTGACCGTCTTCGGCCCCCATGGTCCAGGATGCCGGTGCCACTGCCGGGAACGGGCGGTCGTCGTTGTCGGAGTCGGACGACGGCATACCACTCTGACCAGAGTGGGAGGACCGCGGGGATGGATGAGCATGGAGTAGTCGGCCGTCGCTGGCGGCGGAGCAACGGGCCGGTCGGGAGGTGAGAAACCCTCTATCTCCTCAACCCGACCTGCGCCGCGCGGGAGCACTGCCAAGGTGTGCTTGGTGGGGATGTTGGCGACGTCGCTGGTCCACACCCAGCAAGCAAAGGTCTTGGTGTGGCCACGCTCGAGTGTCCTGCTATCCATACGACCTACTCTAACCCTCGTGCCGAGGATCTCTTCAGCGCCCTTCACCGACTAGTAGTGCATCGGCACCCCCTCGATGACAACACGGATGTGCAGCAGGAGGGAGTCGAAAGCGGCATGGTCGTGTTCGTGCCAGGTGGCGATCTTGAAGATGGCACCATCGACCCAGATGGAGCCGCGTCGAACAACGTTCAATTGAAGCGCCGGCTGGGTGAAGACGACGAAGTAGTGTTCCGGGTGGTGGGCGGTGATGCGTAGCGAGTGCACCGGGATGgagagtgttgggtaacgtagcataaattcaaaattttcctacgcatattcagatcttcctatggagagaccagcaacgagagaggggtaagagcatcttcatacctttgaagatcgctaagcggaagcgttgctagaacgcggttgatggagtcgtactcgcagcgattccgatctagtgccgaactacggcacctccgcgttcaacacacgtgcagcccggtgacgtctcccgcaccttgatccagcaaggaggtgggagaggttcgggaagaactccagctgcacgatggcgtggtgtcgatggagagacgaggtctcccggcagggcttcgccaagcaatggcagagaggaggagaaagaagagcagggctgcgccgagggagagggaaaagtctggtcTCCAatcgccaaaagtgcccactatatat
Coding sequences within:
- the LOC123440360 gene encoding uncharacterized protein LOC123440360, with amino-acid sequence MGNCAASRHAGESWTDDGEWDEEASSSTSEDGDHHHASEVTIRITKRQLQELMERKTPGGRGSTRQLLADIMESGEVHHHDLHREEHWKPALQSIPEAAES